The following are encoded together in the Montipora foliosa isolate CH-2021 chromosome 12, ASM3666993v2, whole genome shotgun sequence genome:
- the LOC137979263 gene encoding uncharacterized protein: MYDTMDWTLRILFHEETNDMKGLDNETKEGLRRKCLTKVTEILVLVIMAASCLTLMRLTLREQVQEQNRKSKPQ, translated from the exons ATGTATGATACAATGGATTGGACTTTAAGGATATTATTTCACGAGGAAACAAATGACATGAAAG GACTGGATAATGAAACCAAGGAGGGACTTCGTCGCAAATGCTTGACTAAAGTTACAGAAATTCTGGTACTTGTCATAATGGCGGCTTCATGTTTGACGTTGATGCGGTTGACCTTGAGAGAGCAGGTTCAGGA GCAAAATAGAAAATCAAAGCCACAGTAG
- the LOC137980106 gene encoding uridine diphosphate glucose pyrophosphatase NUDT14-like isoform X1 yields MDGLDITGMRVEPCVDSRFIKTSRVVFKQNGRERKWDYVKVHDSVSALLFNTTRQAFVLVKQFRPAVYMHINRSLYMDGLRGNSCVSMTMEDSSIPITAPFSEGVTYELCAGIIDQNISPARTMKQEILEECGYDVPEENLQKIASFRSGVGSSGALQTFFFSEITDDMCVSMGGGNTDEGEMIEIFYLPLEKSREFIFDSTKQKPGGVMFAFMWYFDKFMV; encoded by the exons ATGGACGGACTTGATATCACAGGGATGCGTGTGGAACCTTGTGTGGATTCGCGGTTTATCAAGACATCCAGAGTTGTCTTTaaacaa AATGGACGAGAAAGGAAGTGGGACTATGTTAAAGTTCATGATAG TGTCAGTGCTCTGCTGTTCAACACAACAAGACAAGCATTTGTCCTCGTGAAACAATTTAGACCAG CTGTTTACATGCATATCAACAGAAGCCTCTACATGGATGGCCTGAGAGGTAACAGCTGTGTCTCCATGACAATGGAAGACTCATCAATCCCTATTACAGCACCATTCAGTGAAGGCGTTACTTACGAATTGTGTGCAGGAATTATTGACCAAAACATAAGCCCAGCTAGAAcaatgaaacaagaaattcTTGAGGAGTGTGGCTATGATGTTCCAGAAGAAAACCTTCAGAAAATAGCTTCATTCCGTTCTGGTGTTGGAAGTTCTGGTGCTTtgcaaacatttttcttttctgagATTACTGATGATATGTGTGTAAGCATGGGAGGGGGGAATACTGATGAAGGAGAGATGATAGAAATATTTTACCTTCCCTTAGAGAAGAGCCGGGAGTTCATATTTGATAGTACTAAACAGAAACCTGGTGGGGTCATGTTTGCTTTTATGTGGTATTTTGACAAATTTATGGTTTGA
- the LOC137980106 gene encoding uridine diphosphate glucose pyrophosphatase NUDT14-like isoform X3 encodes MDGLDITGMRVEPCVDSRFIKTSRVVFKQNGRERKWDYVKVHDSVSALLFNTTRQAFVLVKQFRPAVYMHINRSLYMDGLRGGQSMK; translated from the exons ATGGACGGACTTGATATCACAGGGATGCGTGTGGAACCTTGTGTGGATTCGCGGTTTATCAAGACATCCAGAGTTGTCTTTaaacaa AATGGACGAGAAAGGAAGTGGGACTATGTTAAAGTTCATGATAG TGTCAGTGCTCTGCTGTTCAACACAACAAGACAAGCATTTGTCCTCGTGAAACAATTTAGACCAG CTGTTTACATGCATATCAACAGAAGCCTCTACATGGATGGCCTGAGAG GTGGTCAGTCAATGAAATAG
- the LOC137980106 gene encoding uridine diphosphate glucose pyrophosphatase NUDT14-like isoform X2, with protein sequence MDGLDITGMRVEPCVDSRFIKTSRVVFKQNGRERKWDYVKVHDSVSALLFNTTRQAFVLVKQFRPAVYMHINRSLYMDGLRGNSCVSMTMEDSSIPITAPFSEGVTYELCAGIIDQNISPARTMKQEILEECGYDVPEENLQKIASFRSGVGSSGGQSMK encoded by the exons ATGGACGGACTTGATATCACAGGGATGCGTGTGGAACCTTGTGTGGATTCGCGGTTTATCAAGACATCCAGAGTTGTCTTTaaacaa AATGGACGAGAAAGGAAGTGGGACTATGTTAAAGTTCATGATAG TGTCAGTGCTCTGCTGTTCAACACAACAAGACAAGCATTTGTCCTCGTGAAACAATTTAGACCAG CTGTTTACATGCATATCAACAGAAGCCTCTACATGGATGGCCTGAGAGGTAACAGCTGTGTCTCCATGACAATGGAAGACTCATCAATCCCTATTACAGCACCATTCAGTGAAGGCGTTACTTACGAATTGTGTGCAGGAATTATTGACCAAAACATAAGCCCAGCTAGAAcaatgaaacaagaaattcTTGAGGAGTGTGGCTATGATGTTCCAGAAGAAAACCTTCAGAAAATAGCTTCATTCCGTTCTGGTGTTGGAAGTTCTG GTGGTCAGTCAATGAAATAG